The following coding sequences are from one Triticum dicoccoides isolate Atlit2015 ecotype Zavitan chromosome 4A, WEW_v2.0, whole genome shotgun sequence window:
- the LOC119289472 gene encoding guanosine deaminase-like isoform X2 yields the protein MEEAKAAQDREHKFLSIAVEEAYRAVDRGHGRPFGAVVVRNDQVVVSCHNMVVKNTDATAHAEVTAIREACKKLGKIDLSDCEMYASCEPCPMCFGAVRLSRIKRLVYGATAEAAIAMGSCYQSANLEIKRVDGNGALLAEQLFENTKGKFQMY from the exons ATGGAGGAAGCCAAGG CCGCGCAAGATAGGGAGCACAAGTTCTTATCGATAGCGGTAGAAGAGGCCTACCGAGCGGTCGACCGTGGCCATGGGCGCCCATTTGGCGCGGTCGTGGTCCGCAACGACCAAGTAGTGGTCAGTTGCCATAACATGGTTGTGAAGAACACCGATGCAACCGCCCATGCCGAAGTTACTGCAATAAGAGAG GCTTGCAAGAAGCTCGGGAAGATCGACTTGTCGGATTGCGAAATGTATGCATCCTGCGAACCTTGCCCGATGTGTTTCGGCGCTGTTCGTCTATCCCGGATCAAG AGGCTGGTGTATGGAGCCACGGCAGAAGCTGCTATTGCCATGGGAAGCTGCTACCAGAGCGCCAACTTGGAGATAAAGCGAGTGGATGGGAATGGAGCCCTGCTTGCTGAACAACTCTTTGAGAACACCAAGGGGAAATTTCAAATGTACTAA
- the LOC119289472 gene encoding guanosine deaminase-like isoform X1: MCANFSLHSISCSTYLAAQDREHKFLSIAVEEAYRAVDRGHGRPFGAVVVRNDQVVVSCHNMVVKNTDATAHAEVTAIREACKKLGKIDLSDCEMYASCEPCPMCFGAVRLSRIKRLVYGATAEAAIAMGSCYQSANLEIKRVDGNGALLAEQLFENTKGKFQMY, translated from the exons ATGTGTGCTAATTTCTCTCTACATTCCATAAGTTGCTCCACCTACCTAG CCGCGCAAGATAGGGAGCACAAGTTCTTATCGATAGCGGTAGAAGAGGCCTACCGAGCGGTCGACCGTGGCCATGGGCGCCCATTTGGCGCGGTCGTGGTCCGCAACGACCAAGTAGTGGTCAGTTGCCATAACATGGTTGTGAAGAACACCGATGCAACCGCCCATGCCGAAGTTACTGCAATAAGAGAG GCTTGCAAGAAGCTCGGGAAGATCGACTTGTCGGATTGCGAAATGTATGCATCCTGCGAACCTTGCCCGATGTGTTTCGGCGCTGTTCGTCTATCCCGGATCAAG AGGCTGGTGTATGGAGCCACGGCAGAAGCTGCTATTGCCATGGGAAGCTGCTACCAGAGCGCCAACTTGGAGATAAAGCGAGTGGATGGGAATGGAGCCCTGCTTGCTGAACAACTCTTTGAGAACACCAAGGGGAAATTTCAAATGTACTAA
- the LOC119287565 gene encoding flap endonuclease 1-B-like, producing MGIKGLTKLLAEHAPRAAVQRRVEDYRGRVIAIDASLSIYQFLVVVGRKGTEVLTNEAGEVTSHLQGMLNRTVRLLEAGIKPVFVFDGEPPDLKKKELAKRSLKRDDASKDLHSAIEVGDEDSVEKFSKRTVKITKEHNDGCKRLLRLMGVPIVEAPGEAEAQCASLCKNHKAHAVASEDMDTLTFGAPRFLRHVTDLSFKKSPVTEFEVPKVLEELGLTMGQFIDLCILSGCDYCENIKGIGGQRALKLIRQHGCIEEVVQNLHKRYTVPEDWPYQEVRTLFKQPNVCTEIPDFQWTSADKEGLVNFLAFENSFSSDRVEKAVEKIKAASDKYSPAGRAKLLTPVANLSGSTEKESKCVLGASGQGLRSRTAIQVCSSSSSGFRYGSSSSKPLVLGRQSGVHVKPPTFSFI from the exons ATGGGAATCAAG GGTTTGACGAAGCTGCTGGCGGAGCACGCGCCGAGGGCCGCGGTGCAGCGGCGCGTGGAGGACTACCGGGGCCGCGTCATCGCCATCGACGCCAGCCTCAGCATCTACCAGTTCCTG GTTGTGGTGGGAAGGAAAGGAACAGAAGTTCTTACCAATGAGGCCGGTGAAGTCACAAG TCATCTGCAAGGCATGTTGAACCGGACTGTAAGATTGCTTGAAGCAGGAATAAAACCTGT GTTTGTGTTTGATGGTGAGCCACCTGACCTGAAGAAAAAGGAACTGGCTAAAAG GTCTTTGAAGAGGGATGATGCTTCGAAAGATCTTCATAGTGCTATTGAG GTTGGAGATGAAGATTCAGTTGAAAAATTTAGCAAAAGGACTGTGAAG ATCACAAAAGAACACAACGATGGCTGTAAGAGGCTGTTAAGATTGATGGGTGTCCCTATAGTTGAG GCACCAGGTGAGGCAGAAGCACAGTGCGCATCACTTTGTAAGAACCATAAG GCACATGCTGTCGCTTCAGAGGATATGGACACACTGACTTTCGGTGCTCCAAGGTTTCTTCGCCATGTAACTGACCTTAGTTTTAAGAAATCTCCTGTAACAGAGTTTGAAGTGCCAAAG GTTTTGGAGGAACTTGGACTAACAATGGGTCAGTTCATCGACTTATGTATTCTTAGTGGATGTGACTACTGCGAGAATATTAAAG GTATTGGGGGACAAAGAGCCTTGAAACTCATACGTCAGCATGGTTGCATAGAAGAAGTTGTGCAAAATCTTCACAAGAG GTACACTGTTCCAGAAGATTGGCCTTACCAGGAAGTTCGGACCTTGTTTAAGCAACCTAATGTTTGTACAGAAATTCCAGATTTCCAGTGGACCTCAGCAGACAAAGAG GGCCTTGTGAATTTTCTGGCATTTGAAAACAGTTTCAGTTCTGATCGAGTGGAAAAG GCAGTAGAAAAGATAAAGGCTGCTAGCGATAAATATTCCCCAGCAGGGCG AGCGAAGCTTTTGACACCAGTAGCTAACCTATCAGGATCTACAGAGAAG GAATCCAAGTGCGTTTTAGGTGCTTCAGGACAAGGTCTGAGGAGCAGGACTGCTATACAAGTATGCAGTAGCTCAAGCTCTGGTTTCAGATATGGTAGTTCTAGTTCAAAGCCATTGGTGCTGGGAAGGCAATCAGGAGTTCATGTGAAGCCTCCCACCTTTTCTTTCATCTAA